The genomic window ACCACGTACGGCTTGCGCCGCAGCGTGGCGACCAGTCGCAGCGGGAACACCTGGAGGAACGGGATGACGTCGGCCTCCAGCACGTCGAAGCGCCGGAACAGCATGCGCAGCGTCATCACCGAGAACACCAGGGCCTGGCGGATGGAACGCCGGTCGCCCGCGTAGAGCGGCACGTACGGGCTGATCGCGTGGTAGGTGATGCCTTCCCGGACGACCGGGCCGTCGCCGCGCCACCAGTTCATCGTGTAGACGTCGACGTGAATGCCGAGTTCGGCTGTGCGGCGCAGGAGTTCGTGGTAGCGCATCTCCTTTCCGCCCTTGTTCCAGGGGTACACGGCATCGGAGACCACGGCCAGGCGAAGGCCTGCCGGCTCAGTCATGGAGTTCACCGTTCATGAAGCGGGCGGACAGTGCCCGGGTGGCGCCGGGCAGTGAGGACGGGGCCGGAACTCAGGCGGTGCTGGCGATGTCGCCGTGCACGTGGCCCTGTTCGGGGTCGGCCAGACGGGGCTTGCGGCCGTTCGCCCGGGGCAGCTCGGTGGCCGGCGTGATCGTCTCGACCAGCGGATGGCCGCAGCTGAGACAGTGCCCGGTGGGTGCGTTCTCGCCCGTGAGAACCATTTTCGGGTCGGTGGTGAAGAACCGGACGCGGGCGAGCACGGTGAGGCACCGCACGCCGTCCTTCCAGTTGATCTTCTTGCCCTCGACGTGGGAGCGCGCGTAGTAGGCCACCGGCACCTCGAACGGCCGGTACCCGGCGCGCAGCACGTTCGCGGTGATCTCGGTGTCGAGACCGAAACGGGCCTCGGTGAGCCGGAACTGGCGCAGCAGGTCGGTGGGGACCAGCTTGAGGCAGGTGTGGATGTCGGTGACCGCGCTGTCGAAGAGGATGTTCGCGGCCAGCGTGGTGGCCCGGTTCCCCATCTTGTAGCGGAACGAGTGGTAGACCGTGTTCAGCCCGAAAAGCCTGGTGCCGTAGACCACGTCGCTCTGCCCGGCGATCACCGGCTCGAGCAGGCGGCTGATGTCGTGCGCCGAGTACTCCTGGTCGGCGTCGAACGGCAGGAGGTGGGTGCCCGTCGCCGCGGCCAGCCCGGTCATCAGGGCCGCACCCTTACCCATGTTGCGCGGGTGGGTGAACACTTTCAGCCGCGGGTCGTCGATGTGCGCGATGCGCGCTGTGGTCCCGTCGGCGCTGCCGTCGTCCACGACGATCAGCTCGATCGGGCACGGGTACGAAGCCTCGAGCACGTGAGTGACTGCGGCCTCGATGGTTTCGCCTTCGTTGAAGGCGGCCATCACGATGCTCAGCACGATGTCGTCGCGCACGGCCCGGGCCGGCCTGCTGCGTTTCACCCGGTGCAGTTCGGTGAGGTCCTTGCCTGGGTCCGTGAGCACAGCGGTCCTCCGGAAGTGGCGGGGAAGGTGTGGCGGGGAAAGGGTGGCCCACCCACATCGCTGAGCCTCAATGAACATAGCCGCTTGTTAAGACCATGTCCGGCGAATCCGACATTAGCTCACCAAATGGTCTGCTGCTACGCGATTGGTGCAAACGCCGGGTTGTTAACTGGCGTGTCGCGTGGGGCGTTCCCGGATGCGCACTTAGACCGGCAGCCTGCGAGCTGCGGGTCGGCAGGGCGATCGTGGCGGAAACCCCTGCGAAATCTGGGAACCGTGCAGCATGGGTGCAGCTATGACACCGCCAGTTCACGCAGGAGGTCCCAGCGCACCCGGGGGCGCCTGAGGCCGCGCCGGGCCAGGTAGGCCCGGGCCGCGCGCCGCCGGGCGCGCAGAACCGCGACCTGCTCGCGCGGGGTGTTGCCGGGCATCGGCTCGACCACCCGCTCGGGTGTCAGCAGCCAGCTGCCCGCCGTGTTGGCCGTCAGGGTGCCGCGGATCAGCGCGTTCATCAGGCCGGCCAGGTTCTCGTCGTGCCGGTGCACCAGCAGGCTCGCCGGGCCCGCCGCCACCGTGACGCCCTCGGGAATCTCGACGGTGAAGCCGCCGCTGGTGGGAACCGCGTGGGTGCGGGCCAGCACCGGCGTCCCGTCCGCGTCGCAGGCGCCCAGGACCGCCGTCGGCGTGCGGGCCAGCTCTGCCGCACCGGGCGCCTCCGACTCCACCGTGGCCGGGGCGCTGGTCAGGTTCATGGCCGGCAGGGTGATCACCTCGGTGGGGGTGACGCTGATCAGCAGCCGCAGGTAGTACCAGTCCATCAGCCAGGTCATCGGCGGCCGCAGGTGGGCCCGGTTGCCGGGCCGCCGGTGGAACAGCATCCTCCAGTACGGCTCCAGGCCCTCGGGCGACGACACGATCTCGTCCGGGCACGCCGCCGTGCCGCGCACCAGGATCTGCGGGGGGCTGTCGAGGCCGCTGCCGGTCGGGTCGGAGAACAGCATCGCCACCCGGCCGTCGCGCCGCACGTTGAAAGCCTTCTGCGGGAACGCGATCGAGGTGGTCACCAGCAGGGTGCCGTCCGGGCGGCGCAGGGGGGCGGCCGGCCAGGTGAGAGGCGTGCCGTCCTTGGCCAGGGTGGTGAACTCGCACACCCGGTAGGCGTCGAGGACGGCGGCGAGCCCGGGCTCGATGGTGTTCACGACGACGTTCTAGCAGGTATGTCCGTGATGCCGGGTAAACATTGCGAGACGTCTGCCCGCCCGCACAATGCAACAGTGCTTATATAAGTGCTGTTACATTGTGCGGATGACGGAGAACGAGGACCTGGCGCAGCACAGTCGCTGGCGGCCCCTGCGCGTGCTGCTGGACGGGATGGACAGCGAGATCACCCGGATCTACGCGGAGTCCGACCTGGAAGGGCTGCGGCCCAGCTGGGTACCGGAGCTGCTGCGGCTGCACGCCCGTGGCCCGATGACGATCGCCGAGCTGGCCCAGTCGCTGGAACGCACGCACTCGGCGTGCAGCCAGAAGGTGGCCGCACTGCGCTCGGCCGGACTGGTGCGCACCACGCCCGGGCCGGACGCGCGCAGCAAGCTGGTCCGGCTCACCCCGAGGGCCCAGCGGCTGGCCGGCCGGCTCCAGGCCGAGTGGCGGGCCACCGAGGCCGCGGTCGCCGAGCTGGAGCAGGAGGTGCCGTACCCGCTCGGCCAGGTGGTCGAAGACCTGCGTCAGGCGCTGGAACGCAAGAGTTTTCACGACCGGATCGCCGAAAGGCTGGCGCAGGACCCGGCATGGGGCTGAGCGGTGCGCTGCTCGACCTGACCCCGCTGCGCTCCGCTCCGGTCTTCCGCCGGCTGTGGGCCGGGCAGAGCGTGTCGATGCTGGGGAACGAGATCGCCGTGGTCGCGGTGATGTATCAGGTCTGGCAGCTCACCCACAGCCCGGCCTGGACCGGCGCGACCGGCCTGGCCCGGGCCGTGCCGGTGATCGCGTTCGGTCTGTTCGGCGGTTCTCTCGCCGACCGCGGCGACCGGCGCCGCACCTACCTGACCGCCCTCACCGGCCAGGTCTGCTGCGCGCTTCTCCTCGCCGCGCAGGCCTTCTCGCCGGGTTCCCCGGTGCTGCTCGTGCTCGGCCTGCTCACCGTCCAGTCCACGTTCGGTGCCCTGGGCGGCGCCGTGTCGCGCACCTTCGTGCCCCGCCTGCTGGAGCCCGGGCAGGTCGCCGCGGGCCTGGCTCTCCACCGGATCAGCTTCCAGGCCGCATTGCTGGCCGGGCCCGCGCTCGGCGGTCTGCTGCTGGCCGTGGCCGGTGCCGGTGGCTGTCATCTGCTGCGAGGTCTCGCGCTGGCAGCGGCTTTTCACGGTGCGGCCGGCCTGCCCCCGATGTTGCCGCGCGGTGAGGCGCCCCGGCCCGGTCTGGCCGGGACGCTGGAGGGCCTGAACTTTCTGGTGCGGTACCGGCCGGTGCGCGCGGCCCTGCTCACCGACCTCGCGGCCACCACGCTGGCCATGCCGATCAGCCTGTTCCCGGCCCTGAACGCCGAGCGGTTCGGCGGTGACCCGCGCACCCTGGGCCTCTTCCTCAGCGCGATCGGGGCCGGCGGGGTGGTCGCCTCGGCCCTGTCGGGTACCTTCACCCGCTCGGCCCGGCCGGGGCGGGTGATGGTGGCGGGAGCCGCCACCTGGGCCCTGGCCCTGACCGGCCTGGGACTGACCACCAACGCCTGGGCCGGTCTGGCCTGCCTGGTGGTGGCCGGGGCCGCCGACACCGTCTCGGTCGTCGCCCGCGGCACCGTGATCCAGCTCGGCACCCCCGACCACCTGCTCGGCCGGGTCGGCGCGGCCGAGCTGATGGTCGGTGCCGCCGGGCCGCACCTCGGGGATCTGCGGGCAGGCCTGGTGGCCACGGCCACCGGCCCGGCCTTCGCCCTGGTCAGCGGAGGGCTGGCGAGTCTGCTGGCGGTGGGGGCGGTTGCGGCGTCGGCCCGCCGGAACTGAAGGACGACGTCAGCCGTGCGGCACCTCCTCGTGCGCGGGGGCGTGCCCGAGCGCCCCGGCCAGAGTGATCGGGCTGCCGGGGCACTCGGCGGGCAGCATCGCCGTGCACGTCCCCGTCGCCGACGCGGTGTTCGTCGGCGACGGGCTCACCACCCGGCCCGTGCTCACCGGCGAGCACGGGCCCGCGCCCGCCCCGTTCACCGACGATCCGGGGCAGGCCCTGGCGTCGCTGGAACGGCTGAGCGGGATCGAGGCGAGATGGGTGCTGCCGGGGCACGGCACCCCGTGGAGCGTGGGAGTGCCGGAGGCTGTGCGGCGGGTGAGGGTCAGTG from Kineosporia corallincola includes these protein-coding regions:
- a CDS encoding glycosyltransferase family 2 protein encodes the protein MLTDPGKDLTELHRVKRSRPARAVRDDIVLSIVMAAFNEGETIEAAVTHVLEASYPCPIELIVVDDGSADGTTARIAHIDDPRLKVFTHPRNMGKGAALMTGLAAATGTHLLPFDADQEYSAHDISRLLEPVIAGQSDVVYGTRLFGLNTVYHSFRYKMGNRATTLAANILFDSAVTDIHTCLKLVPTDLLRQFRLTEARFGLDTEITANVLRAGYRPFEVPVAYYARSHVEGKKINWKDGVRCLTVLARVRFFTTDPKMVLTGENAPTGHCLSCGHPLVETITPATELPRANGRKPRLADPEQGHVHGDIASTA
- a CDS encoding pyridoxamine 5'-phosphate oxidase family protein; the encoded protein is MNTIEPGLAAVLDAYRVCEFTTLAKDGTPLTWPAAPLRRPDGTLLVTTSIAFPQKAFNVRRDGRVAMLFSDPTGSGLDSPPQILVRGTAACPDEIVSSPEGLEPYWRMLFHRRPGNRAHLRPPMTWLMDWYYLRLLISVTPTEVITLPAMNLTSAPATVESEAPGAAELARTPTAVLGACDADGTPVLARTHAVPTSGGFTVEIPEGVTVAAGPASLLVHRHDENLAGLMNALIRGTLTANTAGSWLLTPERVVEPMPGNTPREQVAVLRARRRAARAYLARRGLRRPRVRWDLLRELAVS
- a CDS encoding MarR family winged helix-turn-helix transcriptional regulator, with translation MTENEDLAQHSRWRPLRVLLDGMDSEITRIYAESDLEGLRPSWVPELLRLHARGPMTIAELAQSLERTHSACSQKVAALRSAGLVRTTPGPDARSKLVRLTPRAQRLAGRLQAEWRATEAAVAELEQEVPYPLGQVVEDLRQALERKSFHDRIAERLAQDPAWG
- a CDS encoding MFS transporter encodes the protein MGLSGALLDLTPLRSAPVFRRLWAGQSVSMLGNEIAVVAVMYQVWQLTHSPAWTGATGLARAVPVIAFGLFGGSLADRGDRRRTYLTALTGQVCCALLLAAQAFSPGSPVLLVLGLLTVQSTFGALGGAVSRTFVPRLLEPGQVAAGLALHRISFQAALLAGPALGGLLLAVAGAGGCHLLRGLALAAAFHGAAGLPPMLPRGEAPRPGLAGTLEGLNFLVRYRPVRAALLTDLAATTLAMPISLFPALNAERFGGDPRTLGLFLSAIGAGGVVASALSGTFTRSARPGRVMVAGAATWALALTGLGLTTNAWAGLACLVVAGAADTVSVVARGTVIQLGTPDHLLGRVGAAELMVGAAGPHLGDLRAGLVATATGPAFALVSGGLASLLAVGAVAASARRN